A genomic region of Methanobacterium sp. SMA-27 contains the following coding sequences:
- a CDS encoding YbjQ family protein — translation MTKSIIEKRWAITAIVLGILVGFFSAYLCIYFHLIIFGFNIMYIVSPLAAGFVETVIARRKYGKSTGAISAILTFILINIYGWIILGIITNNPATLSLITIIAIILTIQAAFPILMNYILFVVGLGIIKKLVGFLVFLPSKIRGINIEEETKGTVGPPADEIFLDELDIPLLSIPPVEGGRVKKSIGLVIGEAVAQETETDGFVEKLSKINEPPNLDDYNLGDARKVAISRMFENAKAIGANTVVDVSLDYNSMGGFQGSALIVTATGTAVIYK, via the coding sequence GTGACAAAATCAATTATAGAAAAACGCTGGGCAATTACAGCCATAGTACTGGGAATATTAGTTGGATTCTTTTCAGCTTACTTATGTATCTACTTTCATCTGATTATATTCGGATTCAACATAATGTATATAGTGTCACCACTAGCTGCAGGTTTTGTTGAAACTGTAATAGCCCGGAGAAAGTATGGTAAAAGTACAGGGGCTATCAGTGCAATTTTAACATTTATATTAATCAATATTTATGGTTGGATTATTCTAGGAATAATTACGAACAATCCTGCTACACTCAGTTTAATTACCATAATTGCAATAATACTTACAATACAGGCTGCATTCCCTATATTAATGAATTATATTTTATTTGTTGTTGGGCTGGGTATTATCAAAAAATTGGTAGGATTCCTGGTTTTTTTACCATCTAAAATTAGGGGAATTAACATAGAAGAAGAAACAAAAGGAACAGTTGGACCTCCTGCAGATGAAATATTCCTTGATGAACTAGATATTCCTTTATTATCCATACCACCAGTTGAAGGTGGAAGGGTGAAAAAGAGTATTGGATTGGTAATTGGAGAGGCAGTTGCACAAGAAACTGAAACAGATGGTTTTGTTGAAAAGCTTTCAAAGATCAATGAACCACCCAATCTGGATGATTATAATCTGGGAGATGCCAGAAAAGTTGCAATATCTCGAATGTTTGAAAATGCCAAAGCTATAGGCGCAAATACAGTTGTAGATGTTTCATTGGACTACAATTCAATGGGTGGATTTCAGGGTAGTGCTTTAATTGTAACAGCAACTGGAACTGCAGTAATATATAAATAA